The stretch of DNA ATGGCGTGCTCAGCTTCGACCGGCTGACCAATGTGGCTTTCTCCTTCACCAACCATGAGGAGGACCAGCCCTGCCATCTGCGCCTGACCGATCCGGCGATCCCGACGCAGGTCAACCTGCCGGTCTATGCCGGTCCCGAAGCGCGCTATTGCCCGGCGGGCGTCTATGAATTCGTGGGCGAGGCGGATGACAAGCGCCTGCAGATCAACGCGCAGAACTGCGTCCACTGCAAGACCTGCGACATCAAGGACCCCACACAGAACATCAACTGGGTCACCCCCGAGGGCGGCGGCGGACCCAATTACCCCAACATGTAAGAGGAAAGGTTTGTCAGGCGATGCCCATCTCCACCACGATCACAAGGATGCTGGGCATCGACCATCCCGTCGTTCAGGGCGGGATGATGTGGGTGGGCAAGCCCGAGCTGGTCTCGGCGGTGTCCAATGCGGGCGCGCTGGGCCTGCTGACGGCGCTGATCTATCCCACGGCGGATGATCTGCGCCGCGCGATCGATGCGACACGTGCCCTTACCGACAAGCCCTTTGGCGTGAACCTCACCCTCATGCCGATCACCCGCGCGCCGCCCTATCCCGAATACCGCCGCGCCATCATCGAGAGCGGGATCAAGGTGGTGGAAACCGCCGGCCATTCCCCGCATGAGCATATCGAGGATTTCAAGGCGCATGGCGTCACGGTGATCCACAAATGCACCTCGGTGCGCCATGCTCTGGCGGCGCAGCGGATGGGGGCGGATATCGTCACCATCGACGGCTTCGAATGCGCGGGTCATCCCGGCGAAGATGATGTCGGCGGTCTGGTGCTGATCCCGGCGGCGGTCGATGCGCTGGAGATCCCGGTGCTGGCCTGTGGCGGCTTTGCCGATGGGCGCGGTCTGGCGGCGGCGCTGGCGCTGGGGGCTCAGGGCATCACCATGGGCACGCGTTTCTGCGCCACGCAGGAGGCGCCGATCCATGCCAATGTCAAACAGGTTATCCTGAACAATGACGAGCGCGATACGCGCCTGATCCTGCGCGGCATCGGCAACACCGGGCGCGTGGCCTTCACGCCGGTTTCGGGCAAGGTGGTCGAGTTGCAGCGCCAGCCCGACGTGAATTTTGAACAGTTGCGCCCCTATGTGGCGGGCGAAAAGGGCCGCCAGACGCTGGAAAACGGCGATATCGAGAATGGTCTGGTCTGGGCGGGGCAGTCGCAGGGGTTGATCCACGACATTCCCACCTGCGCCGATCTGATCGCCCGCATCATGGATCAGGCCGAGGCGGTTTTCATCCGTCTGGGCGCGATGGCCCCGGCCTGAGATTTCACCCCGCTGCCGCGCGCGGTGGCGGGGGGCTGCCGCTCTG from Novosphingobium sp. encodes:
- a CDS encoding nitronate monooxygenase family protein: MPISTTITRMLGIDHPVVQGGMMWVGKPELVSAVSNAGALGLLTALIYPTADDLRRAIDATRALTDKPFGVNLTLMPITRAPPYPEYRRAIIESGIKVVETAGHSPHEHIEDFKAHGVTVIHKCTSVRHALAAQRMGADIVTIDGFECAGHPGEDDVGGLVLIPAAVDALEIPVLACGGFADGRGLAAALALGAQGITMGTRFCATQEAPIHANVKQVILNNDERDTRLILRGIGNTGRVAFTPVSGKVVELQRQPDVNFEQLRPYVAGEKGRQTLENGDIENGLVWAGQSQGLIHDIPTCADLIARIMDQAEAVFIRLGAMAPA